From the genome of Elusimicrobiota bacterium, one region includes:
- a CDS encoding glycosyltransferase, protein MNPRVSVIIPTYNRKEWLAEAIDSVERQTFTDFEILVVDHGSTDGTAAMLKARAPDRVRVLQIPNCPLPACPRNEGIRAAGGEFIAFLDSDDLWLPTKLDRQIKFLEQAPEAGWCYANARRFGEGLRTQDVEAGPWQLREGRVFSALLNGNFIPACTVMVRRSCLVTVGVFSLDPEVRGSEDYELWLRLAARYPIAVVRETLALYRVSPHQMSSDLSRAHVSEIRALESAFQGLRVAEPARRRALAAVHLRHFRSALLAGGGNGDPFLRESLRLDPWRPRAWLYWIFFRWMGRSLTTSWFQREKSAKRFLWGLTERLRRTSARDQRKEKGPASALDPE, encoded by the coding sequence CAGACGTTTACGGATTTTGAGATTTTGGTGGTGGACCACGGGTCCACGGATGGAACAGCGGCGATGCTGAAGGCCCGCGCTCCGGACAGGGTTCGGGTCCTTCAGATTCCCAATTGTCCTTTGCCCGCGTGCCCGCGGAACGAGGGAATTCGCGCCGCCGGTGGGGAGTTTATCGCGTTCCTGGATTCCGACGACCTGTGGTTGCCGACAAAACTCGATCGACAAATTAAGTTTCTTGAACAGGCGCCGGAGGCGGGGTGGTGCTACGCGAACGCCCGCCGCTTTGGCGAGGGGCTCCGAACCCAGGACGTCGAGGCCGGGCCCTGGCAACTTCGGGAGGGTCGGGTGTTCTCAGCGCTATTGAACGGGAATTTCATTCCTGCCTGCACGGTCATGGTCCGTCGCTCTTGCCTGGTGACGGTCGGGGTGTTTTCTCTGGATCCGGAAGTGAGAGGCTCGGAAGACTATGAACTGTGGCTCCGTTTGGCCGCCCGTTATCCCATCGCCGTGGTGCGGGAGACGCTGGCGCTTTATCGCGTGTCTCCCCATCAAATGTCCTCGGACCTTTCCCGCGCCCATGTCTCGGAAATACGCGCGCTGGAGAGCGCGTTCCAGGGACTTCGGGTGGCGGAACCCGCGCGGCGTCGGGCATTGGCCGCCGTTCATCTGCGGCACTTTCGGAGCGCGCTCCTGGCGGGAGGTGGAAACGGGGACCCGTTCTTAAGGGAATCCCTCCGGCTCGACCCCTGGCGGCCTCGGGCCTGGCTTTACTGGATATTTTTCCGGTGGATGGGGCGGTCGTTGACGACTTCTTGGTTTCAAAGGGAAAAATCGGCAAAACGTTTCCTGTGGGGGTTGACGGAGAGACTGCGGAGAACATCGGCGCGCGACCAAAGGAAAGAGAAGGGCCCCGCCTCCGCTTTGGACCCCGAATGA